The following are encoded together in the Amyelois transitella isolate CPQ chromosome 6, ilAmyTran1.1, whole genome shotgun sequence genome:
- the LOC132901868 gene encoding uncharacterized protein LOC132901868 yields MQEQLNRIVFDLGSLKTLVEDVKTIKSEMTELKNSIEWAHKSIGDFTAAFSAIEIRVSGVEKMVNEIPTLQTDINRLKQELEERDQLARANNVEIRGIPLKKNENLFDIAQKVGELSNFHFKKEDISYIARIPTRVPNAEKPIIIAFNNRYIKEDLVASARKSDRLKINNLGFSTMGQFYVNDHLTQKNKILLSRARAMAREKDFRYIWVKHSKIMARKSDTSPIFFIRSEGDLSKIV; encoded by the coding sequence ATGCAGGAACAGTTAAACCGGATTGTTTTTGATCTCGGGTCATTGAAGACATTAGTGGAGGACGTTAAAACCATCAAGTCGGAGATGACAGAActaaaaaattctattgaatGGGCTCATAAATCTATTGGTGACTTCACCGCAGCTTTTTCGGCCATAGAGATCCGTGTCTCAGGTGTTGAGAAGATGGTTAATGAGATCCCGACTTTACAGACTGATATCAATAGGCTTAAACAGGAGTTAGAGGAGAGGGACCAGTTGGCAAGGGCCAATAACGTGGAAATTCGTGGCATCCCTTTGaagaaaaatgaaaacttATTTGATATAGCACAGAAGGTTGGTGAGTTGAGCAATTTCCACTTTAAGAAGGAGGACATAAGCTATATTGCTCGGATTCCCACACGTGTCCCCAATGCTGAAAAGCCAATTATCATCGCCtttaataataggtatataaaggaAGATCTGGTGGCATCAGCGCGGAAGAGTGATAGGCTCAAAATCAACAACTTGGGCTTTTCTACTATGGGACAGTTCTACGTGAATGATCACCTCACCCAGAAAAACAAAATCCTATTAAGCAGAGCGAGGGCAATGGCCCGGGAGAAGGATTTCCGCTATATTTGGGTGAAACATTCAAAAATCATGGCCCGGAAGTCAGACACGTcgcctatattttttataagaagcGAAGGGGACCtttcaaaaatagtttaa